CTGCTCATTGGTGCACAGCACGTCGCCGCTCGCGCCGTGCCTCATCGTGTGGAACAGGTGCAGCCGCTTGAGGTCGTGACCCAGCAGCTGGGTGGTGAAGCGCAGCGGCTCGCCCTCGCCCACCTCCCGCCGGTACACCAGGTGGCTCTCGACGGTGTAGTACGAGGCGCCGGCGTCGCGGTGGGCCTCGTCGATGCCGATGTAGCGGAAGAACGCGTCGCTGGCCCAGCCGAAGGCGTACAGGTACGCCGACTCGGTCATGTGCCGGTTGTAGTCGACCCAGTCCGGGGCGACCGTGCACGCATACAGCGGCAGTGGTGCCGGCACGTCGTGATCCGCGTGCCACCGCAGCGGAGCGCCGGCGGCGAGCGTGCGGGCCTCGCGTCGGGACGCGATCGCGCCCGCGCCCAGCCCGGTGCCGCGCAGCGCGTGCATGACCGACACCAGCGCCTCGTCGCGCAGCCGCTCGAGCTCTGCGACGGACCGCCCGGCCGCCTGGTCCCGGGTGCCATCGACCAGCGCGGCGGTCAGCGCCTCGGTCAGCGGCGGCGCCTCGAACCGCGCCCACGGCCACGCCAGCGCCGGCCCGAACTGCGCGAGCATGTGGCGCATGCCACCCTCGCCGCCGCCGAGGTGGTAGGTGAGGTTGGTGCCCATGGCCGCCCACCGCAGGCCCGGCCCGTAGACGAGTGCCTCGTCGAGCTCGGACGTGGTGGCGACGCCCTCGGCGAGCAGGTGCAGCTGCTCACGCCACACCGCCTCGAGGAGGCGATCGGCGACGAAGCCGTCCGTCTCGCGCCGCACGATCAACGGGTGCATGTCGAGGTCGGCGTAGACCGCACGGGTGCGGTCGACGGCGTCGGGCGTCGTGCGCTCGCCCGCGACGACCTCGACCAGCGGCAGCAGGTACACGGGGTTGAACGGATGCCCCACGACGACACGGCCAGGGTGGCGCAGACCAGCCTGCAGCGTCGTCGGCCGCAGCCCTGAGGTCGACGACGCGATGACCACGTCGGCGCCGGCCACCTCGTCGGTGGCCGCCAGCACGGCACGCTTGGCCCCGAGGTCCTCCGGCACGGCCTCCTGGATGAACCCGGCAGTCCTGGCCACCGCATCGATGGTGTCGACGAACGCCAGGCGATCGGGATCGGCGCCGGGATGCAGGCCGAGGCGGCTGACGGCCGGCCATGCCCGCACGACGGCGTCGCGCACCCGGTCCCGCACGCCCGGCGCCGGATCGTGCGCCACGACGTCCAGCCCACGGCCGAGCGCTCGCACGACCCATCCGGTGCCGATGACGCCGGCACCGATCACCCCGAACGTGTCCTGCGGCACGGCGGTCACGGGGGCGTCGTCAGAACGCAACGCGGTCCAGGCCCTTGAGACCGAGCACCTCCCGTGTCCGTGCCGCGCTCAGCGGCTCACGCGACAGCTCGGTGAGGATGCGCACGATCTTGTCGACCTGCTCCGCGTTGGACTCCGCCAGCCGGCCCTTGCGAAGGTAGATCGAGTCCTCGAGACCGACCCGGACGTTCCCGCCGAGGGTCGCACCAGCGGTGATCAGATCGAACTGGGCCCGGCCGCCGCCGAGGATGCCCCACTCGAGGTCGTCACCGAACAGCCGCACCGCCGCCTCCTTCATGTGGAACACGTTCTCGACGGCCGGGCCGATGCCGCCCAGCGTGCCGATGACGAACTGCAGGAAGATCGGCGGTGTCACGAGCCCCTGGTCGGCGAAGAACGCGAGCGTGTACAGGTGCCCGATGTCGTACGCCTCGAACTCGAACCGGCAGCCGGTCTGGTCCGCGAGCTCGGTCAGCATGTACTCGATGTCGGAGAAGCGACTGATGAACGGCTCGTGCCGGGTCGACTCGAGGAACGGCTCCTCCCAGTCGTACTTCCAGCGGCCCTCGTATCGGGGGATCATCTGGAACAGCCCGTAGTTCATCGAGCCCAGGTTGCACGTGGCGAGCTCGGGCTCGAGCTCGCGGACCACCCGCAGGCGCTCGTCGACGGACTGCCCTGGCCCTCCACCCGTTGTCAGCGACAGGACCGCGTCGCACTGCGACTTGATGCCCGCGCAGTACTCACGGAACAGGCCGACGTCAGCCGAGGGCCGACCGTCACGCGGGTCCCGCGCATGGAGGTGGATGACCGCCGCCCCGGCCGCCGCCGACGCGACCGAACCGTCGACCATCTCGTCGATGGTGACCGGCAGGTCGTTGTTCATCGTCGGCGTGTGCGCGCTGCCCGTCACCGCGCAGGTCACGATCACCGATCCGGCCGGCCGCATGGCATCACCGTCCGAGATGAATTCCATCATGTGGAACGTTCTGTATTCTGGAAGAGAGCGTAGTCGATGCGTACACAGGTGGTCAACGGGTGGTCGAGCACGTCCAATCGGTGCTGCGCGCGTTCGACGTCCTGCGCACCCTCGCGTCCCACGAAGCCGCCGTGCCGCTGTCCGCCGTGGCGCAGCACACCGGCCTGGCACCGAGCACGACCAGCCGCCTGTTGATGACGCTCGAGTCGATCGCGGTCGTCAGTCGGGGCCCCGCACACGGCACCTGGCAGCCCGGGCCCGGGCTCGCGGCGGTGACCGGTGGCGGCCACTCGATCTCCCACCTGCTCGGCCTGGCCCACCCGTACCTGACCGAACTCGTCGACCGCTTCGGTGAGGACGCCGCGCTGGCGGTCAGCGACGGAAGCGACCTGATCTACGCGGCGCAGGCGCGCGGCCCCGAAGCGGTGACCGTGCCGGACTGGACCGGACAACGGTTCGCGCCCCACACCGTCGCGGGCGGGTTCGCGCTGATGGCGTCGTGGCCCGACGACAGGCTCGACGCCTACCTGGGTCGCGATCTGTCCCGGCCGACCGACCGCACGCTGACGGACCCCGACGCGATCCGCCGCCGACTCGATGGCATCCGACGTCGCGGCTACGGCTGGGCGGCCGGGGAGTGGGTCGCTGGCGTCACCGGCGCGGCGGCGCCCGTGCTTGCCGACGATGGGCAACCGCTGGCTTCGCTCACCGTGTTCGGCCCCGCCTACCGCTTCCCCGACCAACAACAGCGCGACCGCATCGGCGAGGACCTCCGGGCCGTGGCCGATCGCCTCGGTCGTGCGATGTCCGGCCCAGCAGGTCCTGCGCCGTCGCGCGATTGACCATGGTTGTGCCCGGGGCCGGTCAGGCATGATCCATCCGGGTGGAGCAACGCGAGGGGTATGGCCGCATGGACGACGTCATGAACATGACCGACTACGACGACACGCGGGCGACGTTCTCACTCGCGGTCCCGGAGCGGTTCAACTACACCCGCGACGTCATCGACGACTGGGCGGCGATCGAGCCAGGTCGGCCCGCGTTGATCGCCGTGGCCGCCGACGGCCACCGGGCGCACCACGTGACCTTCGGCGATCTGCACGATCGCGCTGACCGCACAGCAGCGTTCCTGGCGTCGCTGGGCGTGGAGCCCGGTGACCGGGTGTTCGTCATGCTGCCGCGGATCGTCGAGTGGTACGACGTCCTGCTCGGAGCGTTCAAGCTCGGCGCGGTCCCGATGCCGGCAACGACCCAACTGCAGCCCAACGACATCGCCTACCGCATCGAGCGCTCACAGGCGCGGATCGCAATCACCGACGGCGCCGGCACAGCGAAGGTCGACGTCGCCCGGCAGCGCTGCCCCGACCTCGTCCACCTCATCACCACCGATGAGGCGCGCGACGACTGGGTCGCGTTGGCGGAAGG
This sequence is a window from Euzebyales bacterium. Protein-coding genes within it:
- a CDS encoding 3-hydroxyacyl-CoA dehydrogenase NAD-binding domain-containing protein yields the protein MTAVPQDTFGVIGAGVIGTGWVVRALGRGLDVVAHDPAPGVRDRVRDAVVRAWPAVSRLGLHPGADPDRLAFVDTIDAVARTAGFIQEAVPEDLGAKRAVLAATDEVAGADVVIASSTSGLRPTTLQAGLRHPGRVVVGHPFNPVYLLPLVEVVAGERTTPDAVDRTRAVYADLDMHPLIVRRETDGFVADRLLEAVWREQLHLLAEGVATTSELDEALVYGPGLRWAAMGTNLTYHLGGGEGGMRHMLAQFGPALAWPWARFEAPPLTEALTAALVDGTRDQAAGRSVAELERLRDEALVSVMHALRGTGLGAGAIASRREARTLAAGAPLRWHADHDVPAPLPLYACTVAPDWVDYNRHMTESAYLYAFGWASDAFFRYIGIDEAHRDAGASYYTVESHLVYRREVGEGEPLRFTTQLLGHDLKRLHLFHTMRHGASGDVLCTNEQMLVHVDTADGRSAPVPPARLDALRAVAAVHDQLPRPDRAVLAIGG
- a CDS encoding 3-keto-5-aminohexanoate cleavage protein, giving the protein MMEFISDGDAMRPAGSVIVTCAVTGSAHTPTMNNDLPVTIDEMVDGSVASAAAGAAVIHLHARDPRDGRPSADVGLFREYCAGIKSQCDAVLSLTTGGGPGQSVDERLRVVRELEPELATCNLGSMNYGLFQMIPRYEGRWKYDWEEPFLESTRHEPFISRFSDIEYMLTELADQTGCRFEFEAYDIGHLYTLAFFADQGLVTPPIFLQFVIGTLGGIGPAVENVFHMKEAAVRLFGDDLEWGILGGGRAQFDLITAGATLGGNVRVGLEDSIYLRKGRLAESNAEQVDKIVRILTELSREPLSAARTREVLGLKGLDRVAF
- a CDS encoding IclR family transcriptional regulator, whose product is MVEHVQSVLRAFDVLRTLASHEAAVPLSAVAQHTGLAPSTTSRLLMTLESIAVVSRGPAHGTWQPGPGLAAVTGGGHSISHLLGLAHPYLTELVDRFGEDAALAVSDGSDLIYAAQARGPEAVTVPDWTGQRFAPHTVAGGFALMASWPDDRLDAYLGRDLSRPTDRTLTDPDAIRRRLDGIRRRGYGWAAGEWVAGVTGAAAPVLADDGQPLASLTVFGPAYRFPDQQQRDRIGEDLRAVADRLGRAMSGPAGPAPSRD